In Budorcas taxicolor isolate Tak-1 chromosome 16, Takin1.1, whole genome shotgun sequence, the following are encoded in one genomic region:
- the CTRC gene encoding chymotrypsin-C: MLGITVFTTLLAYASSCGVPIFQPNLSARVVGGEDAIPHSWPWQISLQYLRDDTWRHTCGGTLISPSHVLTAAHCISNTLTYRVALGKNNLEVEDEAGSLYVGVDTIFVHEKWNSFLVRNDIALIKLAETVELSDTIQVACLPEEGSLLPQDYPCYVTGWGRLYTNGPIAAELQQGLQPVVDYATCSQRDWWGTTVKETMVCAGGDGVISACNGDSGGPLNCQAENGNWDVRGIVSFGSGLGCNTLKKPTVFTRVSAYIDWINEKLQL, encoded by the exons ATGTTGGGCATCACAGTCTTCACCACACTCCTGGCCTACG cctccagctGCGGAGTCCCCATCTTCCAGCCCAACCTATCAGCCCGCGTGGTGGGAGGAGAGGACGCCATTCCCCACAGCTGGCCCTGGCAG ATCTCCCTCCAGTACCTCAGGGATGACACGTGGAGGCACACCTGTGGTGGCACCCTGATCAGCCCCAGCCACGTGCTCACAGCTGCCCACTGCATCAG CAACACCCTGACTTACCGCGTGGCCCTGGGGAAGAACAACCTGGAGGTGGAGGACGAGGCCGGCTCCCTCTACGTGGGTGTGGACACCATCTTTGTCCACGAAAAGTGGAACTCGTTCCTAGTTCG CAATGACATTGCCCTTATCAAGCTGGCAGAGACCGTGGAACTGAGTGACACGATCCAGGTGGCCTGCCTGCCAGAGGAGGGCTCCTTGCTGCCTCAGGACTACCCCTGCTACGTCACTGGCTGGGGCCGTCTCTACA CCAACGGCCCCATTGCCGCCGAGCTGCAGCAGGGCCTGCAGCCTGTGGTGGATTATGCCACATGCTCCCAGAGAGACTGGTGGGGCACCACGGTGAAGGAAACCATGGTCTGTGCCGGGGGCGATGGAGTCATCTCAGCCTGCAAC GGGGACTCGGGCGGCCCCCTGAACTGCCAAGCCGAGAACGGCAACTGGGACGTGCGAGGCATCGTCAGCTTCGGCTCCGGGCTGGGCTGCAACACCCTCAAAAAGCCAACAGTCTTCACCCGTGTGTCTGCCTACATCGACTGGATCAACGAG
- the EFHD2 gene encoding EF-hand domain-containing protein D2: MATDELASKLSRRLQMEGEGGGEAPEPGLNGAAAAAAAAAGAPDETAEALGSADEELSAKLLRRADLNQGIGEPQSPSRRVFNPYTEFKEFSRKQIKDMEKMFKEYDAGRDGFIDLMELKLMMEKLGAPQTHLGLKNMIKEVDEDFDSKLSFREFLLIFRKAAAGELQEDSGLHVLARLSEIDVSTEGVKGAKSFFEAKVQAMNVSSRFEEEIKAEQEERKKQAEEMKQRKAAFKELQSTFK; the protein is encoded by the exons ATGGCCACGGACGAGCTGGCCAGCAAGCTGAGCCGGCGGCTGCAGATGGAGGGCGAGGGCGGCGGCGAGGCCCCGGAGCCCGGGCTGaacggggcggcggcggcggcggcggcggcagctggAGCGCCCGACGAGACGGCCGAGGCGCTGGGCAGCGCGGACGAAGAGCTGAGCGCCAAGCTGCTGCGGCGCGCCGACCTCAACCAGGGCATCGGCGAGCCCCAGTCACCCAGCCGCCGCGTCTTCAACCCCTACACTGAGTTCAAGGAGTTCTCCAGGAAGCAGATCAAGGATATGGAGAAGATGTTCAAGGA GTACGATGCTGGCCGGGATGGTTTCATTGACCTGATGGAGCTAAAGCTCATGATGGAGAAACTTGGAGCCCCCCAGACCCACCTGGGCCTGAAAAATATGATCAAGGAGGTAGATGAGGACTTTGACAGCAAGCTCAGCTTCCGGGAG TTCCTCCTGATTTTCCGCAAGGCAGCAGCCGGGGAGCTGCAAGAGGACAGCGGGCTGCACGTGCTGGCCCGCCTCTCTGAGATCGACGTGTCCACCGAGGGTGTCAAGGGGGCCAAGAGCTTCTTTGAGGCCAAG GTCCAGGCCATGAACGTGTCCAGCCGCTTCGAGGAGGAGATCAAGgcagagcaggaggagaggaagaagcaggCGGAGGAGATGAAGCAGCGGAAAGCAGCCTTCAAGGAGCTGCAGTCCACCTTCAAGTAG